The following coding sequences are from one Formosa haliotis window:
- a CDS encoding TraG family conjugative transposon ATPase has translation MKQMNLRAYDPILDIQEHMVFASNGNVILAYECVLPEVYSLSEQDFETIHGLWFQAFKELPVGSVIHKQEVYKKCKFSAGHLPKDSFLAKATVSHFEGRDYMEHQSYLFISLPLNKVMHIPKYVNPFKPIGVNQHKRLERWIETFKSGVTDAIAYINNSRKIHVLPLEAHTIRQLTQDYFNGFNTDCLTDMQLDTSGIGIGDHHFEVMAINNEACFGEQVQSSKTNAKFTSDEFVFHQGFMDGLGLNLNENHILNHILYLDDKQQWCKLLEQKIEALKKSINFGTQNKIVLKKIENVLAQIQEDESSRIIRGHCNVVFWDERIDKLKGIASKIKAECKALDIQPYYPRGEERKHYFLNSYFCHSSNFSNEDLYVADLKHALCLFVNNTNYKSDTTGVLFNDRQFNIPILKDVWDEKKRRIKARNFAIFAPTGEGKSFLANNILRQYFENQVRLVVIDLGGSYAKFAKLYPQDHIILRYEQGKTLGINPFYIQSLEDVTPERLEDLATFILELLAYGDDTSKAEEVAMKKVLRQYYYRSGDTNYSLSGLYRFVDKNKETLLEDLGIQECYFNRYDFLHVLSEYVDDGLYSFLFHTDADQTYKLEDKRLIVFELDEVKDNKEILSVMLKLIKSAIQRTIWRNKAERGMILFDEFAKQLKFKSVLESVEFYYQAIRKQNGAIGIILQSINQLPDNATSASILENTQVIYSLHNEKGYDDLQRRLNLSNHDLNQLRSIRNNLSGSRKYTEMFIKIGKESNVFRLEVPQEVFAAYLTDGLEHENIMAIYNEVKDMEKAITIYLTQQGVTNSTIKNKKDVY, from the coding sequence ATGAAACAGATGAACCTCAGGGCTTATGACCCTATTTTGGATATTCAGGAGCATATGGTATTTGCCAGTAATGGGAATGTCATTTTAGCTTATGAATGCGTATTGCCAGAAGTTTATTCCCTTTCAGAACAGGATTTTGAAACCATACACGGCTTATGGTTCCAAGCCTTCAAGGAACTTCCTGTGGGTAGCGTTATCCACAAACAGGAAGTCTACAAAAAATGTAAGTTTTCGGCTGGGCACCTTCCTAAGGATAGCTTCCTGGCCAAGGCAACGGTATCGCATTTTGAAGGAAGGGACTACATGGAGCATCAATCCTATTTGTTTATAAGCTTACCGTTAAACAAGGTGATGCACATTCCGAAATATGTAAACCCATTTAAGCCCATAGGCGTGAACCAGCATAAAAGACTGGAGCGCTGGATAGAGACTTTTAAATCGGGTGTTACCGATGCCATAGCCTATATCAATAATAGCAGAAAGATTCATGTATTGCCCTTAGAAGCCCATACTATTCGACAGTTGACCCAAGACTATTTTAATGGGTTTAATACCGATTGTCTCACCGATATGCAGCTCGATACCTCAGGGATTGGGATCGGGGACCATCACTTTGAGGTTATGGCCATAAATAATGAAGCCTGTTTCGGGGAACAGGTACAAAGTAGTAAGACTAACGCTAAATTTACCTCGGATGAATTTGTATTTCATCAAGGTTTTATGGATGGTCTGGGATTGAACCTGAATGAAAATCATATCCTCAACCATATTCTATACCTTGATGATAAACAGCAATGGTGTAAGCTATTGGAACAGAAAATTGAAGCCTTAAAAAAGAGCATCAATTTTGGAACCCAAAATAAAATAGTGCTTAAAAAAATTGAAAACGTGCTAGCCCAGATCCAGGAGGATGAGAGTTCACGAATTATTAGGGGGCATTGCAATGTGGTATTTTGGGATGAACGGATAGATAAATTAAAAGGGATCGCCTCTAAGATTAAAGCAGAGTGTAAGGCCTTGGATATCCAGCCCTATTATCCAAGAGGTGAGGAACGCAAGCATTATTTTCTGAACTCTTATTTCTGCCACAGTTCAAACTTTTCCAATGAAGACTTATATGTTGCTGATTTGAAACACGCCCTTTGTCTTTTTGTAAACAATACCAATTATAAATCTGATACCACAGGGGTACTTTTTAATGACAGGCAATTTAATATTCCCATACTCAAAGATGTTTGGGATGAAAAGAAACGGCGTATAAAAGCCAGAAATTTTGCCATTTTTGCGCCCACAGGGGAGGGCAAGTCCTTTTTGGCCAATAACATTTTACGGCAGTATTTCGAAAACCAAGTCCGATTGGTGGTCATAGACCTTGGGGGATCCTATGCCAAATTTGCCAAATTGTATCCCCAAGACCATATCATCCTACGCTACGAACAAGGAAAAACCTTGGGGATCAACCCCTTTTACATTCAAAGTCTAGAGGATGTAACACCGGAGCGCTTGGAAGATCTAGCCACGTTTATATTGGAGCTCTTGGCCTATGGGGATGACACTTCAAAGGCCGAAGAAGTGGCTATGAAGAAAGTCTTAAGGCAGTATTATTATCGGTCAGGGGATACCAATTATTCTTTGTCGGGACTCTATCGGTTTGTGGACAAGAACAAGGAAACCCTTTTGGAAGACCTGGGCATCCAAGAGTGCTATTTCAATCGTTATGATTTTTTACACGTACTGTCCGAGTATGTGGACGATGGTTTGTACAGTTTTTTGTTTCACACAGATGCAGATCAAACCTATAAGCTGGAGGACAAACGGCTTATCGTGTTCGAACTTGATGAAGTTAAGGATAACAAAGAGATTCTGTCCGTCATGCTCAAGCTTATAAAATCAGCCATACAACGGACGATTTGGAGGAATAAGGCAGAACGGGGCATGATTCTTTTTGATGAGTTTGCCAAACAACTTAAGTTTAAAAGTGTTTTGGAAAGCGTAGAATTTTATTATCAAGCCATTCGAAAACAAAACGGGGCCATCGGCATCATCCTGCAATCCATAAACCAGTTACCGGACAATGCGACTTCTGCCAGTATCCTTGAAAATACACAGGTTATTTACAGCTTGCACAATGAAAAGGGGTACGATGACCTCCAACGGCGTTTAAACTTATCCAATCATGATCTGAACCAATTGCGATCGATACGGAATAATTTATCTGGGTCACGCAAGTATACCGAAATGTTTATCAAAATAGGGAAGGAAAGTAACGTGTTCCGATTGGAAGTACCCCAGGAAGTGTTTGCCGCTTACCTTACCGATGGCCTGGAACATGAAAATATCATGGCCATATATAATGAGGTTAAGGATATGGAAAAGGCCATAACGATTTATCTGACCCAGCAAGGGGTAACTAATTCAACCATAAAAAATAAAAAAGATGTATACTAA
- a CDS encoding conjugal transfer protein: MYTKFLFTVLLALGSFLMPSSTYAQGMPVYDNTNFISLAKSLIESAKQTSQLLQTVNFLKQQKDRIEQVNTIIKQLNAVKALYKNNQRLYDLVQEDLRAILNSPHIRPEEVVRISKSFDVIINKSLEDLEFVTQILTSHALNMTDAERATFLKEKEEESKAMVTEVTLKTKRYKEIIAFRDLQERINTRDSNY, encoded by the coding sequence ATGTATACTAAATTTCTATTTACCGTGCTTTTGGCTTTGGGTAGTTTTTTAATGCCTAGTTCCACCTATGCCCAGGGCATGCCGGTGTATGACAATACCAATTTTATCAGTCTGGCCAAATCGCTTATCGAATCTGCCAAGCAGACCTCCCAATTATTGCAAACGGTAAACTTTTTAAAGCAGCAGAAGGACCGTATAGAGCAGGTCAATACCATCATAAAACAACTCAATGCCGTTAAGGCGCTATACAAAAACAATCAAAGGCTTTATGATCTGGTCCAAGAGGATTTAAGGGCGATTTTAAATTCGCCACATATCCGGCCTGAAGAGGTCGTTAGGATTTCGAAATCTTTTGATGTCATTATAAATAAATCTTTGGAAGACTTGGAATTCGTAACCCAAATCCTGACCAGTCATGCCTTAAACATGACGGATGCCGAACGGGCAACATTCTTAAAGGAAAAGGAAGAGGAATCCAAGGCAATGGTGACCGAAGTCACCTTAAAGACCAAGCGGTATAAGGAGATTATAGCCTTTAGGGACTTACAGGAGCGCATTAACACTAGGGATAGTAATTATTGA
- a CDS encoding conjugal transfer protein TraK, giving the protein MKTPYKDIYNTLKLNRFIVMTVIIGATIISVVALILVVRQHQQMLDHAFAISTQGQVIPLEVASQQENLEVEALSHLELFHRGFYGIDAVNYEHQLEKALWLGNSSVDGLYRQKKADGVYNRLLQYSLVQKVRSVTSTVDVQKEPYAFQTVTIFEINRGTITDVYELTTTGHLIHVERNFPRNTHGLLITDFFEKSLKKIENN; this is encoded by the coding sequence ATGAAAACGCCTTATAAAGATATCTACAATACCTTAAAATTAAACCGCTTCATTGTTATGACCGTGATTATAGGGGCTACCATAATAAGTGTCGTCGCCCTTATTCTAGTCGTTCGTCAACACCAGCAGATGTTGGATCATGCCTTTGCCATAAGTACGCAGGGACAGGTCATCCCTTTAGAAGTGGCATCCCAGCAGGAAAACCTTGAAGTAGAGGCTCTCTCTCATTTGGAATTGTTTCATAGAGGCTTTTATGGTATTGATGCTGTGAATTATGAACATCAATTAGAAAAGGCTTTATGGCTCGGAAACAGTTCGGTGGACGGATTGTATCGCCAAAAGAAAGCGGATGGGGTCTACAACCGTTTGTTGCAATATTCCCTAGTTCAAAAGGTGCGCAGCGTAACATCGACCGTAGATGTCCAAAAAGAGCCCTATGCATTCCAAACTGTAACCATTTTCGAAATTAATCGGGGCACCATAACGGATGTGTATGAATTAACCACTACAGGACATTTAATTCATGTGGAGCGTAATTTTCCAAGAAATACCCATGGATTATTAATTACCGATTTTTTTGAAAAGTCCCTTAAAAAAATAGAAAATAATTAA
- the traM gene encoding conjugative transposon protein TraM → MKIEKNKIVFAGLLLCVLLFIGAYGIILMEEKDEPKLDVNQIPMPELEGDKKQYESKLEAINDLKDVKHTNAPSIYDERYLDSLGVYDTSLLSQKKLKLVDSVYRSSRIYYSEERPSNPSIQQKDLNGNRETIGNTLGSPIEEEISTKSMALEHQLFFASSPISDLSEGAVQYIPVTVDGTQTLKANHRINLRLLQDTKINGQWFGKHTPVYGFVNFMPNRTLINIHNITHIPVKLKAFDWQDGSEGVYIKNSFKGEATTQVIGDIVQDINIAGVPQVSGIKKLFQQNNRSIKVTILDNYRMFLKIDE, encoded by the coding sequence ATGAAAATAGAAAAAAATAAAATCGTATTTGCAGGATTGCTGCTTTGTGTTCTCTTGTTTATAGGTGCCTATGGAATTATACTGATGGAGGAAAAGGACGAACCAAAATTAGATGTTAACCAAATACCCATGCCTGAACTTGAAGGAGATAAAAAACAGTATGAAAGTAAACTGGAGGCTATCAATGATTTAAAGGACGTCAAGCATACCAATGCTCCCAGTATTTATGATGAGCGGTATTTGGACTCCTTAGGGGTGTATGATACAAGTTTGCTAAGTCAGAAAAAACTCAAATTGGTGGATAGTGTGTACAGGAGCAGTAGGATTTATTATTCAGAGGAGCGTCCATCAAACCCATCAATTCAACAAAAGGATTTGAATGGAAACCGTGAAACCATAGGGAATACGCTTGGTAGTCCCATTGAAGAAGAAATTAGTACCAAGTCAATGGCCTTAGAGCATCAATTGTTTTTTGCCTCATCACCAATAAGTGATTTGTCCGAAGGTGCTGTCCAATACATTCCTGTGACGGTAGATGGCACCCAAACCCTTAAGGCGAACCATCGCATTAATTTACGCTTATTACAGGATACCAAGATAAATGGACAATGGTTTGGGAAACATACCCCGGTATATGGGTTTGTAAATTTTATGCCTAATAGAACTTTAATTAATATCCATAACATTACCCATATTCCAGTAAAATTAAAGGCCTTTGATTGGCAGGATGGAAGTGAGGGGGTTTATATTAAAAATAGCTTTAAGGGGGAGGCAACTACCCAAGTTATAGGGGACATCGTTCAGGATATCAATATCGCAGGTGTGCCCCAAGTAAGTGGTATCAAAAAACTGTTCCAACAAAATAATAGAAGTATTAAAGTGACTATCCTGGATAATTACAGGATGTTTTTAAAAATAGATGAATAA
- a CDS encoding DUF4138 domain-containing protein, protein MKKFSLIVSCILLGFASLAQNKVVLDTIMVNNNMNVALFFPDDIRQAVTGSDDFVFTYNREKRQTFGLLQGRSGPDSNLLAVTADGQVYCYVLTYRDSITKLNYFIDSSQSIGNEYPDGYLTTQKQKEVALNVRPSSDDDRFCRYLLDQDHRAIRIKRNDGIILKLLNTRYYRDKVYLVLELKNKSQIDFELETLELYRVSSNSKRKSSYQKLSLPVLHKYNFSSEVRKGSKRRIIYVLPKFTLGDNEKFELVLKEKRGSRRIVLNL, encoded by the coding sequence ATGAAAAAGTTTAGTTTAATTGTTAGTTGTATTTTATTGGGGTTTGCAAGCTTGGCTCAGAATAAAGTGGTTTTAGATACCATCATGGTCAACAATAATATGAATGTGGCGTTGTTTTTTCCTGATGATATACGCCAAGCCGTTACAGGTTCAGATGATTTTGTGTTTACCTATAACCGGGAGAAAAGGCAAACCTTTGGACTATTACAGGGACGATCAGGGCCAGACAGTAATTTATTGGCTGTAACCGCTGATGGCCAAGTCTATTGTTATGTTTTAACTTACAGGGATAGCATCACCAAACTTAATTATTTTATAGATTCCTCCCAGAGTATTGGGAACGAATACCCTGATGGCTATCTGACTACCCAAAAGCAGAAAGAGGTTGCCTTAAACGTAAGGCCAAGCTCGGATGATGACAGGTTTTGTCGGTACTTATTGGATCAGGATCATAGAGCCATTCGAATCAAACGAAATGATGGGATAATCCTGAAATTATTAAACACCAGATATTATAGGGATAAGGTGTATTTAGTACTGGAATTAAAAAACAAATCCCAAATAGATTTTGAATTGGAAACTTTGGAGTTATATAGGGTGTCTTCCAATTCTAAACGGAAATCCTCTTATCAGAAGTTGAGTTTGCCTGTACTACATAAATATAATTTTTCTTCAGAGGTCAGAAAAGGTTCGAAAAGACGCATTATTTATGTGTTGCCCAAGTTTACCTTGGGAGATAATGAAAAATTTGAATTAGTATTAAAAGAGAAGCGGGGGAGTAGGCGTATTGTTTTGAATTTGTAA
- a CDS encoding DUF4221 family protein, with product MKYLFFILTLISLISCNSKVIEVQNLKEGSLVSTNSIKMVSEKSFILDSTTAPKSKYSQIYLDNYGKRYFTFFNRYDNSICFYDYENLNLINKIKYQKKGPNGILMPMGYHIKNMDSIFIYNKHQNQLVLTNREGVVLNRISLINNSNIKNNKWILKYPQYYPRTVTPLFEYKDKLLLTGQFMWSMPDSLIDTFKFTTEVNLKDNNLSFKNYYPQELYGFGVNWDHVIYKEVFSDLNNDRDFLVLSFPISHDLYISDLNTNQYRKVYGGSNFAGTITSVNTPKGKSTPERKEMQHVEETDLYSAIKYDKYDKVYYRFIRRALRKNDINFKWKDKELAIIAMDENFKYLGETNIGKWGDWNWENSFVTKEGLNIEFLNHDDINEVALILKIFKIEK from the coding sequence ATGAAGTATTTGTTCTTTATTCTAACACTAATTTCTTTGATCTCTTGTAATTCAAAAGTTATAGAGGTTCAAAATTTGAAGGAAGGATCGCTTGTGTCAACCAATAGTATAAAAATGGTGAGTGAAAAAAGTTTCATTTTGGATAGTACTACTGCACCAAAATCAAAATATTCCCAAATATATCTAGATAATTATGGGAAGAGGTATTTTACTTTTTTTAATAGGTATGATAATTCTATTTGTTTTTATGACTATGAAAATCTTAATTTAATTAATAAAATAAAATATCAAAAGAAAGGGCCAAATGGTATACTCATGCCTATGGGGTACCATATAAAAAATATGGATTCGATATTTATTTATAATAAACATCAAAATCAGTTAGTTTTAACAAATCGCGAAGGCGTAGTTTTAAATAGAATTTCGTTAATAAATAATTCTAATATAAAAAATAACAAATGGATTTTAAAGTATCCTCAATATTATCCACGCACAGTAACCCCTCTTTTTGAATATAAAGATAAATTACTGCTAACAGGACAATTTATGTGGTCTATGCCAGATAGTCTAATTGATACTTTCAAGTTTACAACAGAAGTAAATCTAAAGGATAATAATTTAAGTTTTAAAAACTATTACCCTCAAGAATTGTATGGATTTGGAGTTAATTGGGATCATGTTATTTATAAGGAAGTTTTTTCAGACCTAAATAATGATAGAGATTTTTTGGTTTTAAGTTTTCCCATTTCTCATGATTTATATATATCAGATTTAAATACTAATCAATATAGAAAAGTTTATGGAGGTAGTAATTTTGCAGGAACAATAACTTCTGTAAATACACCAAAGGGTAAGAGTACCCCCGAAAGAAAAGAAATGCAACACGTAGAAGAAACGGATTTGTATTCTGCTATTAAGTATGATAAATATGATAAAGTTTACTACAGGTTTATAAGGAGGGCTTTAAGAAAAAATGATATAAACTTTAAATGGAAGGATAAGGAATTAGCTATTATTGCTATGGATGAAAATTTTAAATATTTAGGTGAGACTAATATAGGGAAATGGGGGGACTGGAATTGGGAAAATAGTTTTGTTACAAAAGAAGGGTTAAATATAGAGTTTTTAAATCATGATGATATAAATGAAGTAGCGTTAATTTTAAAAATTTTTAAAATAGAAAAATAG
- a CDS encoding transglutaminase domain-containing protein gives MIENIDLAFEAHNKLPNYLQSDFSDFLNYVVPYRCSNEPLEFTKRRELYEKYLWVYDSLKSMTIEKVIEKIYNDLNLEGGQKVLTKFEGALSLTQVEKLKFGRCDDLVNYFVALLRSLGLAAGKDYTNHWGNFHHSSGHSWVFLKTKNELLPIQVSVDEYSNSVSKEIFNVGSFPKIYRFNFVKLKEDKIELLPLQDVTSEYRLTSDIEVQDILKQGKNENYKLCVYDNKNEWAVVDENYEYDNGMIRFKNLGRGVLYAICIELNNSLKPINFPFYLDFKGRVIEMSNIEIIDKDAIITRKYPPFFPHINKKKSRISSLNHCIIQGANTLGKNSFDTIFKIEKFNSTQKIIFKFNTTKSYNYYRLHGVDSIKIHLAEFKLCDERGESVTGIEIEKNSLGSKGRLKRLMDDDPLTYIDFRNLDLIFKIPTDKRVRGFKIQARNDDNHINVGELYELMNYDQEWKTIFVKKAKDTFLTYTGFKKNGLYLLRNRTKGYEENVFTFNNDGTQFWFGVSDIGELNLQ, from the coding sequence TTGATTGAAAATATAGATTTGGCATTTGAAGCACATAATAAACTGCCCAATTATTTACAATCAGATTTTAGTGATTTTTTAAATTATGTTGTTCCATATAGATGTAGTAATGAGCCGTTAGAGTTTACCAAAAGAAGAGAATTATATGAAAAATATTTATGGGTTTATGATTCTTTAAAAAGTATGACTATTGAGAAAGTTATCGAAAAAATTTATAACGATTTAAATTTAGAAGGTGGGCAGAAGGTATTGACTAAATTTGAAGGAGCTTTATCTTTAACACAGGTAGAGAAACTTAAGTTTGGTAGATGTGATGATTTAGTAAATTATTTTGTTGCTTTATTAAGGTCGCTAGGTTTGGCAGCGGGTAAAGATTATACTAATCATTGGGGAAATTTTCATCATTCATCCGGACATTCTTGGGTTTTTTTAAAGACTAAGAATGAATTATTACCAATTCAGGTAAGCGTAGACGAATATTCTAATTCAGTATCCAAAGAAATTTTTAATGTTGGTAGTTTTCCAAAAATATATAGATTCAATTTCGTTAAGCTTAAGGAAGACAAAATTGAATTATTACCTCTTCAAGATGTTACTAGTGAATATAGATTAACCTCTGATATAGAAGTTCAAGATATTTTGAAACAAGGAAAGAATGAAAATTATAAATTATGTGTTTATGATAATAAAAATGAATGGGCTGTAGTTGATGAAAATTATGAATATGATAACGGAATGATTAGATTTAAGAATCTAGGTAGAGGAGTTTTATATGCAATATGCATAGAATTAAATAACTCATTAAAACCTATTAACTTCCCTTTTTATTTAGACTTCAAAGGAAGAGTAATAGAAATGAGTAATATTGAAATTATTGACAAGGATGCAATCATTACAAGGAAGTATCCACCATTTTTTCCCCATATTAATAAAAAGAAGTCAAGAATTAGTAGTCTAAATCATTGTATTATACAGGGGGCAAATACACTAGGAAAGAATTCATTTGACACAATATTTAAAATTGAAAAGTTTAATTCCACTCAGAAAATTATATTTAAGTTTAATACAACTAAAAGTTATAACTATTATAGATTACATGGTGTGGATTCGATAAAGATTCATTTAGCTGAATTTAAATTATGTGATGAAAGAGGTGAAAGCGTTACTGGAATTGAAATAGAAAAAAATAGCTTGGGTTCAAAAGGGAGGTTAAAAAGATTAATGGATGACGATCCTTTGACATACATTGATTTTAGAAATTTGGATTTAATTTTTAAAATTCCAACAGATAAGCGAGTGAGAGGTTTTAAAATTCAGGCAAGAAATGATGATAATCATATTAATGTTGGAGAATTATATGAATTAATGAATTATGATCAGGAATGGAAAACAATATTTGTAAAAAAAGCAAAAGATACGTTTCTAACTTATACTGGTTTCAAAAAGAATGGGTTATATCTTCTTAGAAATAGAACAAAAGGATACGAAGAAAATGTTTTTACTTTTAATAATGATGGTACGCAATTCTGGTTTGGAGTCTCAGATATTGGCGAATTGAACTTGCAATAA
- a CDS encoding IS256 family transposase, which translates to MKKEDFLNDDFLKQFKTGDELTAFLKSIQKRGIEKMLEGELDAHLDYDRHQQSDNSNTRNGYASKKIKTALGETNIKVPRDREASFNPMLVPKRTNMVDGIENVIISLYAKGMSNSDIEEQIREVYDFDVSTSTISRITDKVTNDIVAWQNRPLEPVYLITWMDGIVFKVRENSKVINKTMYIAVGLRRDGKKEVLGLWLGKNESAAFWMSVLTDMKARGVQDLLITATDNLNGFTDTIKNVFPESKTQICVVHQIRNACRYVVWKDKKEFTKDMKSIYDAPTKSAAKAALDDFAQKWENKYSYAIKSWRDNWEELTAFYEFPIEIRKIIYTTNLIENLNGKIRKYTKNKLSFPTDEAVMKSTFLALREATKKWSMPIRNWGIILNQFLTIFEKRVQL; encoded by the coding sequence ATGAAGAAAGAAGATTTTCTAAACGACGATTTTTTAAAACAGTTTAAAACAGGAGACGAACTAACCGCCTTTCTAAAATCCATCCAAAAGCGAGGTATTGAAAAGATGCTCGAAGGCGAACTTGATGCGCATCTAGATTATGATAGACACCAACAATCTGATAACAGCAATACCCGTAACGGTTACGCTTCAAAAAAGATAAAAACAGCTCTAGGAGAGACTAATATTAAAGTTCCTAGAGACCGAGAAGCTTCTTTTAATCCTATGTTGGTTCCAAAACGCACTAACATGGTAGATGGCATAGAAAATGTCATTATCAGCCTTTATGCTAAGGGGATGAGTAATTCTGATATCGAAGAACAAATCCGTGAAGTCTACGATTTTGATGTATCTACATCCACCATATCCCGCATCACAGATAAGGTAACCAATGACATTGTAGCCTGGCAAAATAGACCATTGGAACCTGTATATTTAATTACTTGGATGGACGGAATTGTATTCAAAGTTCGGGAAAACTCAAAAGTCATTAACAAAACCATGTACATTGCTGTAGGATTACGTAGAGATGGTAAAAAGGAAGTCTTAGGGCTTTGGTTGGGTAAGAATGAATCGGCTGCATTTTGGATGAGCGTACTAACCGATATGAAAGCCAGAGGCGTTCAGGATCTGCTTATCACGGCCACAGACAATCTTAACGGCTTTACCGATACCATTAAAAACGTTTTTCCTGAATCTAAAACCCAAATCTGCGTGGTGCATCAAATTAGAAATGCTTGTCGTTATGTGGTTTGGAAAGACAAAAAGGAATTTACAAAGGACATGAAAAGTATCTATGACGCACCTACCAAAAGTGCAGCAAAAGCAGCTCTGGATGACTTTGCACAAAAATGGGAAAATAAGTACTCTTACGCTATTAAAAGCTGGAGGGACAATTGGGAAGAACTTACCGCTTTCTATGAATTCCCTATCGAAATCAGAAAAATCATTTACACTACCAACCTTATTGAAAACCTTAATGGAAAAATCAGAAAGTACACTAAAAACAAACTCTCATTCCCTACAGATGAAGCTGTTATGAAGTCCACTTTTTTAGCCCTTAGAGAGGCAACTAAAAAATGGTCAATGCCCATTAGAAACTGGGGCATTATTTTAAACCAGTTTTTGACTATATTTGAAAAAAGGGTTCAACTTTAA
- the lepB gene encoding signal peptidase I, translating into MFKLVIVYRVFSLVYNFLGLWWLLIGFILTFAFFYTLFSVLNNKKKVYVKIIKPFLIVYFTFFVAISFKLFFFDIYKIPSSSMENTLLNEDVILVNKLSYGPRLPRSPFDIPWINIAFYFNDLARKRMYEDWWTYIRLSGLTKIKRGDVFVFNSPWKKNFIIVKRCIALPGEELHIKNGQIYTNNNLFVEPNTIKNNYRFILKDKTKFDKVIDSFSENIYLKEIDSLYKASSLTKDKITYFKKNKLIDSVKIEVDSFIPDYTFIKLSSIKWTYDNMGPLIVPRKGMEIVLKPSTYALYERAIRKSEGCKIKSLNGEYYMDGEKIETYIFKNNYYFMMGDNRKESHDSRRWGFVPEKNIIGKVQCVFYSNSENEFNWDRLMKLVI; encoded by the coding sequence ATGTTTAAACTTGTTATCGTGTATAGAGTGTTCAGCCTAGTTTATAATTTTTTAGGTTTGTGGTGGTTATTGATTGGTTTTATCTTAACATTTGCTTTTTTTTATACTCTTTTTAGTGTTTTAAATAATAAAAAAAAGGTGTATGTCAAGATTATTAAGCCGTTTTTAATAGTTTATTTCACCTTTTTTGTAGCTATAAGTTTTAAATTATTTTTTTTTGATATTTATAAAATACCTAGTTCTTCAATGGAAAACACATTATTAAATGAAGATGTTATTTTAGTAAATAAGTTGAGTTATGGTCCCAGGTTGCCTCGCTCACCGTTTGATATACCTTGGATTAACATTGCATTTTATTTTAATGACTTGGCAAGAAAGCGGATGTATGAAGATTGGTGGACTTATATACGTTTATCAGGTTTAACAAAAATAAAAAGAGGAGATGTTTTTGTGTTCAATTCCCCTTGGAAAAAGAATTTTATTATTGTTAAGAGGTGCATTGCACTACCTGGAGAAGAACTACATATAAAAAATGGTCAGATATATACAAATAATAATTTATTTGTTGAGCCAAATACAATTAAAAACAATTATAGATTTATACTCAAAGATAAAACAAAATTTGATAAAGTAATAGATTCATTTTCAGAAAACATTTATTTAAAAGAAATTGATAGTTTATATAAGGCGTCGTCTTTAACAAAAGATAAAATTACTTACTTTAAGAAAAATAAGTTAATAGATTCTGTGAAAATTGAAGTTGATAGTTTTATCCCAGATTATACGTTTATCAAATTATCAAGTATAAAATGGACATATGATAATATGGGGCCATTAATTGTACCTAGGAAAGGTATGGAAATTGTATTAAAACCTAGTACTTATGCATTATATGAAAGGGCTATTAGGAAATCGGAGGGATGTAAGATTAAGAGCCTCAATGGAGAGTATTATATGGATGGTGAAAAAATTGAAACTTATATTTTTAAAAATAATTATTATTTCATGATGGGAGACAATCGAAAGGAATCACATGACTCAAGAAGGTGGGGATTTGTGCCAGAAAAAAATATTATTGGTAAAGTACAATGTGTGTTTTATTCTAATTCAGAGAATGAGTTTAATTGGGATAGATTAATGAAGTTGGTAATTTAA